Below is a genomic region from Streptomyces sp. RPA4-2.
CGGCCCGGAGCGGACGAGCAGCCGCGTGTGGTGGGTCGTCACACGGCCCCGTACGTGATGGACGACGTGGTGGGCGGCGTGGTGGCTGCCGGGAGTGTGCGCGGCCTGGGCGGTGGAGGCGACGGCCGTCACCGGGAAGACGGCGACAGCCGCGACCGCGGCCACGAGACCGTTGCGCAACATGCGACTCATCATGCTATTTCCCTCCGAGATGACCCGCGGATCACAGGCTGTGATCCGGTCATTGCGGAGTGTTCACGGCAAAGCTCGCAAAGATGCCGTCCCACTGTTCCTGGGACGAAATGGGACATCGGATGAGTGCGTGAACGGCGTGGCGAGGGCGTCCCGGGACGGCCGCCCGGGACGCCGGGAGGGTGCCGAAGGGGGCGGCGGGGGGCGATGTTCGTCCCCCGCCGCCCCTGGGGAGCTACGCCATCCCGGGACCCCGCACCGGGATGTGGGTGAACGTCGGTTCGGGGGCCGGGTTCTGGAAGAAGTCGTTGCCCTTGTCGTCGACCACGACGAACGCCGGGAAGTCCTCGACCTCGATCTTCCAGACGGCCTCCATGCCGAGCTCCTCGTACTCGACGACCTCGACCTTCTTGATGCAGTCCTGGGCGAGACGGGCGGCGGGGCCGCCGATCGAGCCGAGGTAGAAGCCGCCGTGCGCGTCGCACGCCTGGGTGACCTGCGCGGACCGGTTGCCCTTCGCGAGCATCACCTTGGAGCCGCCCGCCGCCTGGAACTGCTCCACGTAGGAGTCCATGCGGCCGGCCGTCGTCGGGCCGAAGGAGCCGGACGCGTAGCCCTCGGGCGTCTTCGCGGGACCGGCGTAGTACACCGGGTGGTCCTTCAGGTACTGCGGCATCTCCTCGCCCGCGTCGAGCCGCTCCTTGATCTTGGCGTGCGCGATGTCACGGGCCACGACCAGCGGGCCGGAGAGCGAGAGGCGGGTCTTCACCGGGTACTTGGTCAGTTCGGCGAGGATGTCGTCCATCGGCTGGTTGAGGTCGATCCGGACGACGTCGCCCGACTCGTCGAGGTGCTCGTCGGTCGTCTCGGGCAGGAAGCGCGCCGGGTCCGTCTCCAGCTGCTCGAGGAAGACGCCCTCGGCGGTGATCTTCGCGACGGCCTGGCGGTCGGCGGAGCACGACACCGCGATCGCCACGGGGCAGGACGCGCCGTGCCGGGGGAGGCGGACCACCCGCACGTCGTGGCAGAAGTACTTGCCGCCGAACTGCGCTCCGATGCCGATCCGCTGCGTCAGCTCGAAGACCTTCTGCTCCAGGTCCTTGTCCCGGAAGCCGTGGCCCAGCTCGGAGCCCTCGGCCGGGATCTCGTCCAGGTAGTGCGCGGAGGCGTACTTCGCGGTCTTCAGGGCGTACTCGGCACTCGTCCCGCCGACGACGATCGCCAGGTGGTACGGCGGGCACGCGGCCGTGCCGAGCGAACGGATCTTCTCCTCCAGGAACTTCATCATGGAGGACTCGTTGAGGACGGCCTTCGTCTCCTGGTACAGGAAGCTCTTGTTCGCGGAGCCGCCGCCCTTGGCCATGAAGAGGAACTTGTAGGCGCCGCCGTCGGTCGCGTACAGCTCGATCTGCGCCGGCAGGTTCGAGCCCGTGTTCTTCTCCTCCCACATGGTGAGCGGAGCCATCTGCGAGTAGCGCAGGTTCAGGTTCTTGTAGGCGTCGTAGATGCCGCGGCTCAGGGCCGACTCGTCACCGCCCTCGGTGAGGACGTTCTGCCCGCGCTTGCCCATGACGATCGCCGTGCCGGTGTCCTGGCACATGGGCAGGACACCCGCGGCCGCGATGTTCGCGTTCTTCAGGAGGTCCAGGGCGACGAACTTGTCGTTGGCCGACGCCTCGGGGTCGTCGATGATCCGGCGCAGCTGGGACAGGTGGGCGGGCCGCAGGTAGTGCTGGATGTCGTGGATGGCCTCCGTGGCGAGCTTGCGCAGCGCCTCCGGCTCGACCTTGAGGAACGTCCGCCCGTCGGCCTCGAAGGTGGAGACACCCTCGGAGGTCACCAGCCGGTACGGGGTGGTGTCCTCTCCCTGGGGGAGCAGATCGGTGTACGCGAACTCAGGCATCTTCGCCCATTCCTCACTTGATTTCTTGGGGCTCGGTTCGCCTCCGGGGCGCCGGGACCCTTGCCGGGAGCCCGACCACGCTCACTCGGCGGAGGCCGGCCTCCGTCGGCGGGCGTCCACCAGCCTAGAACCTGGTGCGGACGGTGAGCTTGTGAGGTAGGGCTCAGTTCGCTGTCCACATCTTCATCCACACCCCTGGTCGCGATCTATCGCGTTTGGGTACGCTGCTGCCGTGGACCTTCAGAAGCGCACCGAAACCCGTGCCGCCGACGCCGAACTGCGTGCGTCGGACGCCGATCGCGACCGGATCGCCGACATCCTGCGCGAGGCCCTCGCCGAGGGGCGCCTCACGGCCGACGAGCACGCCGAGCGGGTCGAAGGGGTGCTGGCCACCAAGACGGTC
It encodes:
- a CDS encoding fumarate hydratase translates to MPEFAYTDLLPQGEDTTPYRLVTSEGVSTFEADGRTFLKVEPEALRKLATEAIHDIQHYLRPAHLSQLRRIIDDPEASANDKFVALDLLKNANIAAAGVLPMCQDTGTAIVMGKRGQNVLTEGGDESALSRGIYDAYKNLNLRYSQMAPLTMWEEKNTGSNLPAQIELYATDGGAYKFLFMAKGGGSANKSFLYQETKAVLNESSMMKFLEEKIRSLGTAACPPYHLAIVVGGTSAEYALKTAKYASAHYLDEIPAEGSELGHGFRDKDLEQKVFELTQRIGIGAQFGGKYFCHDVRVVRLPRHGASCPVAIAVSCSADRQAVAKITAEGVFLEQLETDPARFLPETTDEHLDESGDVVRIDLNQPMDDILAELTKYPVKTRLSLSGPLVVARDIAHAKIKERLDAGEEMPQYLKDHPVYYAGPAKTPEGYASGSFGPTTAGRMDSYVEQFQAAGGSKVMLAKGNRSAQVTQACDAHGGFYLGSIGGPAARLAQDCIKKVEVVEYEELGMEAVWKIEVEDFPAFVVVDDKGNDFFQNPAPEPTFTHIPVRGPGMA
- a CDS encoding SH3 domain-containing protein; this encodes MLRNGLVAAVAAVAVFPVTAVASTAQAAHTPGSHHAAHHVVHHVRGRVTTHHTRLLVRSGPGTAYRIVGSRRDGRPVVISCKKRGSAVRGNHRWYRLAHHRGYVSAHYVRTGGAVRWC